Genomic window (Oryza sativa Japonica Group chromosome 3, ASM3414082v1):
TACATTGTCAGTAATAGCCAACAATTTTTTCACTCTTGTGACTTCCTTGAGCATATCTGACAGGCAGTTCTGTTGTTCTCCTTTGAACATCCCTCAGAGCATTCTCCACATTGCACATCTGAATCAGGCCGCCGCAGAACCTTGGTTCCTCAGTTCCTCCATTGATCatttcctaaaaaaataaacaagtaGATCAAGTACAAAGATTATGATTCTTAGAAATTGGGCTATTGGGCTCTGAGCCTCTAACACTAAAGAGATAGTCGGTCTCAGAAATTAGAACCAACATCTTGAAAAGCCCAACAACAAAATAAGAAACGAAATTAGAAATTACTAGTATTATTAATAAACAAGAAACGAGCCTACAGAAATGCTTACACacgaaacaaactattgaaaaaTTCTAAACGAAAAAACGTTATTGGAAAAGATTACGTTCCTTGGAACAACGCATCCACAAACATGAAGTCTTTAAGAACGACTGCTTTCTTTCGCACGGAATAAACTAAACGTTTTAAATAAAAGGCCCACGGAATCATGAATGAGAACGGCATCCCGACTTCCCGAGAAAGACAACATATGATTCTACACGAAGACGACTGCTATTTCGGCATGGAATAAGCTTTTTAGATAAAAGCTAGGCGTACAAAATTATGAATGAGAACGACATCCgacaaaaacaacaaatttttttttcataaattttgccaaaaaagaaaaggcagaaaaCACAGAACCAAAAGCTAAACAGTATTAACCGAGTTTTTAAACGTGGATCCACCACTCTACTTCTGCAACCATGCAAGCGACAGGCTTCAGTGTTGCTGCAAGATCAGAAAAAGGACAGCGGTCGCTAGTCCGctgctacaaaaaaaaaaaacaagaatcgATCTGACAACGATTGGATGCAAAAGTTCACGCGAAGGCTTCGCATGCAGGGAGAAAGTTTAGCATGTCCCTTGCAAGAAAACAGCAAGAAGCTCACGGGAAAGCATCCACTTGCACAAAAATGGCAGTCtccaaaagacaaaaaaaaaaacagtcaaAACCAGAGGTAGAACCGACCGGGCATGGCACAGAGAGGTTTTGTCTTCTTCCATCTATCACACAAAAGAGGCAAAACTTGTAAACTGTACCGAGCAACCTTTGCTTGCAGAGGGAAAGACCCGACCAGCTCCCACGAGGGAGAGATCAGGCCCACCCATGTAGATCAGGCCTACCCTTGTACGAAATCAGTAACTCCAAAACACAGTCCGAAATGTTCCCAAGCAAACAACGACATGCgtagtacatatgtacatgcatatcACCAAATTAAACGAACACGACGAAAGGCTTCGAACGGGTGAGCTGCGTGTGCTGCGGCCATGAGATTTCTCTCGACATCGGCCAGTTCTCTAGCACCAAATTAACAGCAAGGACCGAAGTGGAAAAGGATAAAGAAACGGAGGATAAAAAAAGGGACAAGAAACTTTATGCAAGAAAGGAGACGCGAGGACTCTCCGACCAAACACCCACAAACTAGGATGAGATCGGAAGATTCTCTCCATGCAAAAAACTGCAAACGAAAGCGGCAGAGAAACGAACTTGCAACCGAATTCGGAAGAACGAAACAAAATCATCCTGAAGCAAGCAAGAACCGTGCGTGTATACATAGAACATGcatagataaattaaataaatttgacAATCACAAATACACAGAAAGATGCATGGATCGAGTATACGTAGATCTAGGGCTGGGAAGGGAAGGAAGAGGGTGAGGTGAGCTCACATCGTTGTGGAAGAGGTTGTTGTCGACGACGTTGTGGAGGAAGTTGTTCTCGTGGATCATCACCTTCTTCCCGGCCGCGCCGTACCCCGGTCGCCCAGGGTGGGCGGGCCCCTTCTtcgagaccgccgccgccgcagcgggtGGCCCCAGCGCGTTCTCCGTCACGAACAGCTTCTGCTCGACCTCCTTGGCCAGAGCAGCGGCGAACGGCGCGGCCGCCTGTGGCGCAGCCACCTGCGCCGGCTGGTACGGAGCCGGAGGCGCGCGGATGCCACCCAGAGAAGGAGCCCCCGGGGAGGGCGCCCAGTACACGACCTGCGCCACCCCGGGCTGGTACGCGCCCTGGTGCAGCGCCGTGTAGACGACGGCCGGCTGGCCCGGCTGAGGAGGAGGCCCCGGCCACGGCGTCATCCCCGGCGGGGCTCCACCGCCACGGCCAGGGTCGCCGCCGAGGTAGGCCATGGCAGAGATGTGGAGGAAGCTAGGGAACGAGATGGAGGTGAGGCCGGATGGGTGGGGAAGGGAAGGGTGGAGTGGCTATGATTCGAATGGAAGGGAGGGGGGCGTTTATATGCAAAGGAAGTAATCGACGAGAAACCCTAGACCGGTGGGAGGGAGAAAGGGGTGGTGACCTTACCCGCTCGGTGACTCTATGCTTGTCTGTACGGAATAACTGGCTACTACTCAAGACTAGGTTTTCCTAATCAGTGCAACCTGGCACGAGTTTATTGTGGTGAATTAATTATTCTGAGGTTGTTTTTCGTCAATTTATTAGTTTTGGTGTTACGATCTTGTTAGAACGAACTAAGCTATGATATAACTATAAACGTGAAGTTATACGTATAGTCAGTAGTTGGCATACGTGCAGCACCGTTCCTAATCTTCAAAGTTAAACTGCAAATGGCGAAAGGCGTACGTTCGTGTAGTGACCCATTAAATTTGACACCTCCTTCCGTTTTGATTTctcgaaatatttgaagttatATATGTTTGGAGTGCTATTTATGATATACATTGTCCCGATTTGACAAACTAAATACTAATATACAGATTGGAATTATTGTATGCCAGCTGGAAAGAGCAGATTATAATTAATGTAGCCAAGGGCTTGTTCAatttgatgcaaaaaaaaaccttaccaaattttggtaaagttgccaaaaaagtggctatatttagtttgctgccaaattttggtaactatataagaaatcctgccaaaattttggtaactataccaagttttttttggcatcaaagtgaacaggccccaaGTATATTCTCATTTTTCCCAGCGATCGAGTCTCTCTAATTGCTGCCACGTAATGCCTCTGTAGTCTTGCACAATTAATTTCGATCGCTATGGCCAGCAAATGTTTAATTTTGTCAATCGAACAAATCAAATAGATCGTGTTTTAATCAATCGAACAACTCGGTCACAACGGACAGAAAAAAGAAGATTCCGGAATGACCCATGGGCGTCTCATGCGCCTTGGCCTTATCTCTCGTACGTGCTTGGGCCACATGAGATACTCACAGCCACAGCTGTGCCCAAGTTTGAAAAAAACTGTCACGCCGTAGTTAATGGCTACCAAGCTTTTAATCATAGGTAGATAAATAATAATCTGTACAACTTTACAGTGAAATTAAAACCATATGGCCTGATCATCATCGGCATTTCGGCGTACGTGTCACGTTTCAAAAACGATCAGGCCAGACGGTGTACAGTGtactgctctctctctctcccctttgcAAAGCGATCGTCTTGATTCGTATCAGCGTTTTGGCTCACATGCGTCCAAGCGGTCGGCCcagctcatgcatgcatgtatacgtTGCAGCGCACAGTGCGTTCACTGCTCGAAAAGCAAAAGGAAAAGGCAGCCAAATTTTGGTCATCTCTCGGATCCCTCGTCTCTATAGTCCAAACCGGAGTTAAAAAGTGTGTGTGGGAGGTATAGTAGTAGCTGTGGCGCCTGTGTGATTTTAACTGCAATTGAGTTATGTATTCTGTAGTAGCTCGGTTTTTGTCATCAGTAACCTACTAACCTGTGAGTAGAAACAGTTTCATTAGCACATGAATGTACCTACATGCAGCAAAATTTACTGCACTCTCTATCCCGTTGCGTTTTTACCACGTTTTTTTACCTCTAGTATAGTGCCGGGAAAATGGAGTAGTACCCTGGAAGGAGAGCTGCACAGGAGGCGGTCCTCACACAAAAACtaactcactctctctctctctctctctctctctctctctgtgtgtgtgtctgtCTCTGTATCTGTCTCTGTCTCTGTCTCTCTGTGTGTGTAGGGGAGAGGttggtggtggactggtggtcaAGCAAATGCATGCACACACCATCTCTGCCTCCGATGCACTGTGCCGTGGCGGTTTccgcgggaggaaggggaggggacaGCGGCCGGAGGCAGCAGCGTACACTGCGGCGAAAAGCAAAAGGGAGGGTGGGGGCCTGGGAGGTGATCCGATCGGCCAGGGCTGGCACTGGCAAAGTGACAAgttgtgagagagagagagagaggggttgtgACCCGGGCGTGGCGCTGCGTAGTACCCAGCTGCCGCGCGAGGGCCCCACCAGCGCCGATCCCGACCCCTGCGACCACTAGGCCGACCGCTGCTGCGCCCAAGATGGAGAAGGCGGCGCCGACCCCAGCTACTCTGCGGAGGAGCCAGAGGACGACTGCTCAGAAGGCCCCTTCTCCAGCGCATGCCGCCACCACTCCTGCGTCTCCGCTTGCCTGCcaccgctccgcccgccgcgggagagagggagggaggagggagaaggaacCGGCGATGAGGGAGAAAGgacaggagggaggaggggagagaaagagagatgtaAGGGAGAGACAAGGACCATGACATAATTTTTGAATGACTAGCAACAgtgcctgtgcgttgcaacgggaaaaacaCTGTTTGGTAGTCACACCTTGAAAACCTCAAATCGGTAAAAATCAAGtctaatttgatatattaaCAGATAGGTAGAACCGAGTCTAATTTGATGAATTAGCATACAATTTATgatttagttttagatttaatttttcGAGCCTACTTAGGAGCTTATCCGACGGactttaatttaaaaaatctgAGCCATattgtttgatcaaatttgctTTCGGCCCAGGTCTTCCTAGCCGGCCCAAACTTGGGTTGACCCATCTTCGGCGAGCTGAGTCAATTCGACAGCTCGCAAGCCGAGCAGCTGAGCGTGGCCCACATATGCGGGGACGGTCCGATGCACTTCCGTGGCCCATTAGGCGCAGTGTAATcagcggcggcaaaggcccgaCGCTGGGTAAATCTGAGCCATCCGATCTAATGGACGGCTCCGATTGTTCCCATGCCGGAGAAGCGCCGACCGGGAGACAGgggcaaaaccctagctcccaaATCCCTTGTCTCCGGCGACGAGCGAGCAGAACGATGGCAAAGGCGACGACGGTAGTCCGCTGAGCGAGTGAGCACGTGCAGTGACGACCGCCGAGCGGCTCCTGCTTCGCCGGCTAAGGGTGCACTCGAGGGCACCGCAAAGCTGTGCCACGGTGTCGGCGGTCCGACTAGGCGGGCGCGCAAACAACGATGAGCACCGAGCTGCCTGGACCTttaagataagataagatttTCACGGACGACAGAAGTAAATtgaatcggactttttttttgttttaatgattttttaagtagtagagatagaaaTAGAGAAGATAGAGATAAATAGTACCGTGTTACATGTAATAGGATTCgatttttttaccgcgtcacatataattcttttttttaattggacAGAATTcgttgtttatttttttcaccttttttttactGCGTTCACGGAATCGGATTCATTTTTTTGCCCAGTTTTTTCACCCGtttttttcgtccggttttttcccgatttcttttttaattggACGGATTGATTTTTTTGGCCTGGTTTTTTTccgattccttttttttaatcggacagattgattttttttcgccTTTCTTTACACGGAATCGTCATTgttttttgcccttttttttcacccggtaTTTTTTCGCAGGTTTTTTTTGcccgatttctttttttttaatcggacagattggttttttatttttttcgcccttttcttTACACGGAAtaggattcttttttttttcgccccttTTTTTTCATCGTGTTTTTTTCACCCGATTTTTTTCGGATGATTTTTTTCGCCCGATTTTTTTGCACGGACGACGGAAACAcctcatatttttttaagtactagcaaaaatgcccgtgcattgcaacgggtgaaaaaattctaataatcatgtcaatgacaatatttgtattttaatgagcggcttgttttttttataaacggtgtttttttttcttgcacgattttctcaaaccattttttagaaatagcgcatttctttctaacagttttttcatagcatgttttttttaatgatgacgaaaaccatatttttctccccttttttgttttgcttttctcgCATGTTTTTTTTGCCTATTTTTGCTGACAATTACTTTCTCCGTGGTTTTTTTGCCAGTTTTTTCTGAATGtgattttttgctttttttccaatacatgagaatatatgacgaaataaaAGCCATGTAGTAGATGGTAAAAAATTGATGGATCCTATCCGactcaagcgtccatcaatttagcttttttctgacaattttttcagagcgatttttttatatagatagttttttttcttgcgtggttttttcaaactattttttttagaaatggcgcaTTTTTCTGACAGTCTTttcctcgcatgttttttttaaaaagtttttgccgacaatggaaataatttttctcacgcgtttttttaagaagatggaaaaaccttttcaacgtgttttttgcgcttttttctgacttttttctCACACGTTTTTTTGatcgtttttattttctcgtgcatttttttatttttaaatagttagattagattagagatagagaagagatttaTACTGATTAGAAATTGGACTTTGTTTCGtcctttctatttttttctcgcgtgcattttttattttatacgaaccagctttttttgccactttcttagggaatcggatgaacttttttagatgttttttcagattttttcacCTGTAACTTTACAGGAATCAgacttttttcccctttttaaaGGAATCGGATCTAGCGTTTTTCTTCACcacttttttttgccttttataggaatcgggttttttttcgtttgcatctatagttttttttcgccacttaggggaaatagacttttgttgttgttttttttgtttattttcttttttgtgtggcttttctttttctttttatgcacctttctgcctttgttCTATCCCttttatttgttgtttttttttaaaaaagaccaAAAGCaccttattgcaagattatagggactcaaatgtaaatataaaaattacagggactcaaatgcaaatgtacaaacccaaaaattaaaatcatataaaaatagagTTCTCTCGACATGTAGGTTAtgtttttgcaaacagatcttcaatccgacacatcaattttttttcaccaagatGTATGGAATATCTTTGAAACTGAGAGAGAAGTGGTGCATATTATCTTGGACTCAAACCGAGAGGAATGGGACTCGGATGACGTTTTTTTCTGAGAGGGAATCGCAAcgaggagtcggactttttttttatttttatcgcTATTTTTTTTACGGGACCGAGTCGGatttttttattgctattttgttttttctttttttttcgcatgttttttttcgccctattttttttatcggacaattttggttttttttcgcccGATTTTTTTCCCTCTGGATCGGACAtatttttttcgcccggtttttttatcggacaaacttggttttttttcgcccgattttttacggacgatggaagcacctcttatttttatgttttataagcagtagagatagagatatataaGTAGAGTAGATAGATAGAAGTAGCGAAAACGGATGGGAGTCTGTTTTCTAGTTTTGTGGAATCGGATAGATTTTTTTTGCctggttttttcttttacctTGTCGACAGAATCGGAttcgatttgtttttttaccaAGTCGCATTTTTTTTAACCGTGCCACATATAAtaggatttgatttttttttaccgcgtcacatataatttatttttctttggaatcggacagattcttttttttttattttttcgcctttttttacGGCGTTAacggagtttttttttcttttttttttggatcggagtttgtttcttattttttggaatcggacatatatatatatatatatatatatatatatatatatacccaaagaagagggagggaaagtagacttattttaaaaagacACGATGGCCCACGCGTTCCTTCGGGCCAGCACGGCACGGCCTGACTGCTGGTGGGCCGTGCATGGGCCGGAGGTGTAGCCCATGGGCGATTGGGTCGTGCcggcccaatggctggtgggccatgcctagccatgcctgggccgggccaggcaggccttatggccatctatacttcTGGCCTCATGTCCGTCACGATCGGCGGCGAGGACCTTCCGTCACAGGTCCAAAATATTGATTCTTCACAGTGCAAGTGCTTGAGAAGTggctttaatttttatatttcagCCCCTGATATTTTTGTTTCAGTTCTACTATTTTTCGTAATTTGTGTGAAGGTCCAAAATTTATACTAAACACCctagaatctagaaaaaaaaaataaaaacccccctcacctctctctctctcccatctctCCCTTATCCTGATCTCCCTACTCCGGCCGTCCGACATCCTTCGGATACCCTGCCGCCGGcgcccctcttcccctcccctcctttcTCCGTCGATGTCAACGCCGGTCCAGGCGTGGTCGGCGAGGGGTAGGCGGCAACCGACCCCGTCTCTTCCCACAGCCGGcgtccctctccccctcccctcctctatTTTTTGGTAAGTATGTTGTGCACAAGATTCATTTGATTTAGGAAAAAGTCCAAATCCCCCCCTAAACTATGCCCAAGAGTTCATCTAGCACGCTAAACTTTAAAACCGGGTATTTAGCCCCCCCAAACCTTGTATTCCAGTCCATTTAACCCCCTAAGCTCTTTCGCGAGGTGGTTTTGCACATGTGACAGGCTGACTGGACCGTATTTGCCACATCGTCATGCTGACTAGGCGGTTGCAAAGTAATAGGGAGGGAAAGGTGAAGAGATCGTGAAATAACAGGAGGGAGGGAATGCATATCGCTCCATATATCATTCTTGCCTCATTGAGAAAAATGCGAATAAGACAATCCCAAAAGGATACATCATTTGAATTGCATAATAACATGCTTACTAGATTATACAATATCACATGGGCAATCTTCAGATTACAAAGGGATAATACATGAGCTTATTTTACACATTTCATTCCTCCCTAATCTATATGCATGGATTTACATTGTAAAAATTCTTTTCTATCACCATGTTCTACAATTCGTCAGAAATTGCTTCAGGAACACCGATCTAAAATACAGGGGGGTGGCCATGGTGATGAGCCGGCTGAAATATTCTTTAGCCCTGTCCATCCTTGCCGTGCTGGCGGCCAGCGCGTCGAGCGTCGCCGTGCAGCCCATGCTGACCTGCCCCGACAGGCACATAACTGATCCTGCAGCCTACCAGCTCCGGGAACACATGAGTCCCGGCGCCGGCAAAGATGACCCGTACAGGATGCTGCACGGCTCCAGCCTGTCACGGGCGCCAGGGTCGTCGCGCTTGCCGTGGCTGCGCACCAGCGCCACTGCTATGATTTCCTGCGCTAGAGTCGCCATGCCTCCAGTTCTGGGATTTGACGCTGCCACTGATGTGCGGGAAGAACTCAAGGTGGGGAATATGAACCCTTGAGCGAGAGgaactctctctttccctcctgTTACTTTGCAACTGCCTGGTCAGCATGACGACGTGGCAAATACGGTCCAGTCAGCCTGGGGGTTAAATGGACTGGATTATAAGGTTTAGGGGGCTAAATACCCGGTTTTATAGTTCGGGGTACTAGATGGACTTTTGGGCAAAGTTTAGGGGGGgatttggactttttcctttgATTTAACCTGATGTTAATTGTGGAAATAAAGGGAGTCTTGTGTTTAGAcaattgtcacatcctgatttttgtttcaggatttataaattatttaataaattattattagaatttatattaaatgttcattaatttacaagtgaagttaaatgtgggaaataaaatttcctaaatataaagcatggatggatttaattttttattaaattctgcatggttaattatacaCTCTGGAATATtttcggatttttcggagctcaattcctaatttttaatcatacaaagagcatttcagtaattacccacatattaaattaatcattaaatggtctggtattaatattgttaaatactttgggtgtccaagtatgttcaagatttttcttggaattatttgagcataggaagtatttttaacaattcaaagatcatttcattgattaatttaattggaaaagtattaataatcctcttcctagtcttgggccctTTCCAGTCCATCTCCGTCTTTTGTGTGCACGGCCGTgcagcccaagtcggcccagccgagcttcccccttctctttctttctttgctttgttttcagccagcccaagacgaaaagtctaatttgcctccccttctctctcccttcctctcagcccgcatagaagtctatttttcatcccTGTCGCTACAGTGCTCCTTCTTCTACCTCCAGACAGAGCCCGAGCTCTCCAGCCCATGCACAGTGCCGCCGATCCCCTTCCAAAATCCAACCTCTCCATTGCTCttctttccaaattagttgcgggaatggaatccactcaatctcctctttcttttccccaagaaatccccaaaattttatatggaaattctttccaatttcgcggatcaAATCCTTCTTTTTTCCGGCGAGAACCCTAgactttcccgagtttttcccgtcgtTGTGGGCTTGATCCTGAGCTCCCGtgcctatataaaggaccccctagtcgtcctctacccatccc
Coding sequences:
- the LOC112938223 gene encoding protein argonaute MEL1-like isoform X2, with the translated sequence MAYLGGDPGRGGGAPPGMTPWPGPPPQPGQPAVVYTALHQGAYQPGVAQVVYWAPSPGAPSLGGIRAPPAPYQPAQVAAPQAAAPFAAALAKEVEQKLFVTENALGPPAAAAAVSKKGPAHPGRPGYGAAGKKVMIHENNFLHNVVDNNLFHNDEMINGGTEEPRFCGGLIQMCNVENALRDVQRRTTELPVRYAQGSHKSEKIVGYY